A genome region from Fusarium musae strain F31 chromosome 5, whole genome shotgun sequence includes the following:
- a CDS encoding hypothetical protein (EggNog:ENOG41) — protein sequence MSADFWAGYLSGAVGIIIGNPLDVIKVRLQAQHTSPVTNPPVCSIPTGTTTAASAINQSASFSTRYLGSYASLVTGTAAPILGYGALNALLFVSYNRTEAALNSVFSTSGNLWNTWLAGAVGGLATWVVSTPTELIKCRAQLASSPISSWAITKDIWKNGGVRGLYFGGTVTAIRDSVGYGFYFWSYELTTRWLAAEQGEETSLQHEAAKVLLCGGLAGVATWASIFPLDVIKTRVQAQTLGGQAETTPLLQPNVASQTKRAGAIQVAREAYREGGSRVFFRGLTICSVRAFIVNAVQWAVYEWVMLELGHGRKKTVTNEPRVDMIQT from the coding sequence ATGTCGGCTGATTTCTGGGCTGGCTATCTCAGTGGTGCTGTTGGAATTATCATCGGAAATCCTCTTGATGTGATCAAAGTTCGACTTCAAGCACAACATACCAGTCCAGTGACGAACCCGCCTGTTTGTTCGATCCCTACAGGAACAACAACAGCGGCTTCGGCCATCAACCAGAGTGCATCTTTCAGCACGCGGTACCTCGGATCATACGCCTCCCTAGTCACCGGAACTGCAGCTCCAATTCTCGGCTATGGTGCACTGAACGCCTTGCTCTTTGTTTCTTACAATCGAACCGAGGCGGCATTGAATAGCGTCTTCTCAACATCTGGAAACTTGTGGAATACTTGGCTTGCTGGCGCGGTGGGCGGTCTTGCAACCTGGGTCGTTAGTACTCCCACCGAACTGATCAAGTGCAGGGCGCAGCTGGCATCCTCTCCAATCTCAAGCTGGGCTATCACTAAGGATATCTGGAAAAACGGAGGTGTCCGAGGTCTTTACTTTGGCGGAACTGTGACTGCCATCCGGGATAGTGTTGGCTATGGGTTTTACTTCTGGTCTTACGAGCTGACTACCCGTTGGCTGGCCGCGGAACAGGGCGAGGAAACCTCTTTGCAACACGAGGCCGCCAAGGTTCTCCTCTGCGGAGGACTAGCTGGAGTCGCAACTTGGGCGAGCATATTTCCACTCGACGTCATCAAGACTAGAGTTCAGGCTCAGACCCTTGGCGGACAGGCAGAAACAACACCCCTTCTGCAACCAAACGTAGCATCGCAAACCAAACGAGCTGGCGCAATACAGGTCGCACGTGAGGCGTACCGGGAGGGAGGCTCTCGTGTTTTCTTTAGAGGGTTGACTATCTGCAGCGTACGAGCTTTCATAGTGAATGCTGTTCAGTGGGCGGTTTACGAATGGGTCATGCTCGAACTCGGACATGGACGGAAGAAGACAGTGACCAACGAGCCCAGGGTAGACATGATCCAAACATGA
- the RHP54 gene encoding DNA repair protein rhp54 (EggNog:ENOG41) — MGAASPLVATPLAGKDKTLGKRMPTPSSIDRLHKPFKCPGVAGRSPAVNRPSRKRRKVDYGGADGEADSDKPYSNDERLALATRDINRFPVFQAKDKGLVFRKAFSVPLKNKDSAAYNPNRAPPTLGLRQGAVFIAKPLHDPSGEFAIVLHDPTVDDKPKDVPKALEPAKTEAANGKLDAPLVHKSLAEILGIKKKVDGEHPRVPVVIDPKLAKILRPHQVEGVKFMYRCVTGLIDEKANGCIMADEMGLGKTLQCISLMWTLLKQSPDAGKPTIQKAIVVCPASLVKNWANELVKWLGPNAINPFAIDGKASKEELTRQLRQWAIASGRAVTRPVIIVSYETLRLNVEELKHTKIGLLFCDEGHRLKNSDSNTFNALNSLNVSRRVILTGTPIQNDLTEYFSLTSFANPDLLGTRLEFRKRYEIPILRGRDADASEEDRKKGDESTAALLNVVNKFLIRRTNDILSKYLPVKYEHVVFCNLAPFQFDLYNYFIKSPDIQALLRGKGSQPLKAINILKKLCNHPDLLNMADDLPGSEQCFPDDYVPKESRGRDREIKSWYSGKMAVLDRMLARIRQDTNDKIVLISNYTSTLDLFERMCRSRQYGCLRLDGTMNVNKRQKLVDRFNDPEGDEFVFLLSSKAGGCGINLIGANRLVLFDPDWNPAADQQALARVWRDGQKKDCFVYRFIATGTIEEKIFQRQSHKQSLSSCVVDSAEDVERHFSLDSLRELFQYRPDTKSDTHETFKCKRCKPDGKQYIKAPAMLYGDTSTWNHFVNEGLKPIQDLLLRQECGESEVSAVFQYISH, encoded by the exons ATGGGAGCAGC ATCCCCTCTCGTCGCGACGCCACTCGCTGGCAAGGACAAAACTCTAGGCAAGCGGATGCCAACGCCCTCTTCGATTGACCGTCTTCACAAACCATTCAAATGTCCTGGCGTCGCTGGAAGAAGTCCGGCTGTTAATCGACCTTCTCGCAAGCGAAGAAAGGTTGATTATGGTGGTGCCGACGGTGAAGCAGATAGTGATAAGCCATACTCCAACGACGAAAGGCTTGCGCTTGCCACTCGAGATATCAACCGTTTCCCCGTTTTCCAGGCCAAAGATAAAGGTCTCGTTTTCCGCAAGGCCTTTTCCGTGCCattgaagaacaaggacagCGCTGCATACAACCCCAATCGTGCCCCTCCTACACTGGGTCTGCGGCAAGGTGCAGTCTTCATTGCGAAGCCCCTACATGACCCTAGTGGCGAATTCGCAATTGTCCTTCATGACCCGACTGTCGACGACAAACCAAAAGATGTCCCCAAGGCACTTGAGCCCGCCAAGACAGAAGCTGCTAACGGGAAACTTGATGCTCCACTCGTACACAAGAGTCTTGCTGAGATTCTCggaatcaagaagaaggtggACGGCGAACACCCTCGCGTTCCAGTCGTCATTGACCCgaagctggccaagatcCTTCGTCCCCATCAGGTTGAAGGTGTCAAATTTATGTATCGATGTGTTACTGGTctgattgatgagaaggccAATGGCTGCATTATGGCCGACGAAATGGGTCTCGGAAAGACTCTTCAGTGCATCTCTCTCATGTGGACACTACTCAAGCAATCCCCCGATGCCGGGAAGCCGACAATTCAGAAAGCAATCGTTGTCTGTCCTGCCAGTTTGGTCAAGAATTGGGCAAACGAGTTGGTGAAGTGGCTTGGTCCTAATGCCATCAACCCATTCGCCATCGATGGAAAGGCGTCTAAAGAAGAACTGACGCGCCAGCTTCGACAGTGGGCAATTGCTAGCGGACGGGCCGTTACCAGGCCAGTCATCATTGTTTCCTACGAAACTCTACGACTGAACGTGGAGGAGCTGAAGCACACAAAGATTGGCCTGCTTTTCTGTGATGAGGGACATCGTCTCAAGAATAGCGACAGCAATACCTTCAACGCTCTCAACAGTCTTAATGTTTCGCGGCGTGTCATTCTCACAGGCACACCTATCCAGAACGATCTGACGGAGTATTTCTCGCTCACAAGTTTTGCAAATCCCGATCTGCTCGGCACACGACTGGAGTTTCGCAAACGCTACGAGATTCCAATCCTCCGTGGTCGAGATGCTGATGCGTCAGAGGAAGATCGAAAGAAGGGCGATGAGAGCACTGCGGCATTGCTTAATGTTGTCAACAAGTTCCTGATCCGTCGTACAAACGACATCCTTTCCAAGTACTTGCCTGTCAAGTACGAGCACGTTGTGTTCTGTAATCTTGCACCCTTCCAGTTTGACCTCTACAACTACTTCATCAAGAGTCCTGACATTCAGGCTCTCCTGAGAGGCAAGGGAAGTCAGCCCCTCAAAGCCATCAacattctcaagaagctctgcAACCATCCTGATCTTTTGAACATGGCGGATGATCTGCCGGGCTCAGAGCAGTGCTTCCCAGACGACTATGTGCCCAAGGAATCCCGTGGTCGAGATCGCGAGATCAAGTCATGGTATTCTGGCAAAATGGCAGTGTTGGATCGCATGCTGGCTCGCATCCGCCAAGATACAAACGACAAGATTGTGTTGATTAGCAACTATACTTCAACACTGGATCTTTTTGAACGAATGTGCCGCTCTCGTCAGTATGGTTGTTTGAGACTCGACGGAACCATGAACGTCAACAAGCGTCAGAAGCTTGTTGATCGGTTCAACGACCCTGAAGGTGACGAATTCGTCTTTCTACTGAGCAGCAAGGCTGGTGGATGTGGTATCAACCTGATTGGCGCGAACCGCCTGGTGCTATTCGACCCCGATTGGAACCCGGCTGCTGATCAACAGGCGCTTGCTCGAGTGTGGCGCGATGGACAAAAGAAGGACTGCTTCGTGTACCGCTTCATCGCAACGGGCACTATTGAGGAGAAGATTTTCCAGCGCCAGTCTCACAAACAGAGTTTATCTTCTTGCGTTGTGGACTCGGCGGAAGATGTTGAACGACATTTCTCGCTCGACAGTCTCCGTGAGCTTTTCCAGTACCGGCCAGATACCAAGAGCGATACTCATGAGACGTTCAAGTGCAAGCGGTGTAAGCCTGATGGCAAGCAGTATATCAAGGCGCCGGCCATGCTGTATGGTGACACCAGCACATGGAATCATTTTGTCAACGAAGGACTGAAGCCAATTCAGGACTTGCTCTTGAGGCAAGAATGTGGAGAGTCCGAGGTTTCTGCTGTGTTCCAGTACATTTCTCACTAA
- a CDS encoding hypothetical protein (EggNog:ENOG41), whose amino-acid sequence MSSKPASQSSPEFTSYYLQRATQELSEDLDKVRNAEDFKADSIPFLVHALQQGAVLFSPGDQKRVVATPKTKDGDA is encoded by the coding sequence ATGTCTTCCAAGCCTGCCAGTCAGTCCTCTCCGGAGTTTACCTCCTACTACCTTCAACGCGCAACACAAGAGCTCTCAGAGGACCTTGACAAAGTTCGCAACGCAGAGGACTTCAAGGCCGATTCTATTCCTTTCCTTGTTCACGCTCTACAACAGGGTGCGGTACTTTTCTCTCCTGGGGACCAGAAGAGAGTGGTTGCTACACCAAAGACCAAGGACGGGGATGCATGA
- a CDS encoding hypothetical protein (EggNog:ENOG41) produces the protein MIYTNMISRASGALLLALLPVVIAHGGGESMDMDMGMHGSNTTTQPPDSDDYPDTYFAHTEHTGVIYTHIALMVLSWVFILPIAVMFSLANSRFTLPAQFAFLATNALGVLVGVIYNAQTPDLYPNNAHHKIGWIVTWVVCAQVLVSAVGCIAGALRGKGKTPSNETHAFLPVAAQEADYPSHNGYHDDSPYRMSNDSGRGTEPNTPSLRSDSASTLNGMESPANNPRKEYEDDDGDLEELSLASPEPQGTFARHASKIAASRVWKYLNFGRCIVDRIILPFGFIALATGVVTFGRFFEGGGIFNGLAHWIKGGVFFWLGIFTLGRWTGSFGELGWAWNVRPRQDFQKWLPSAEFVESFLIFFYGATNIFMEHLGGWGGDWTAQDMEHISITVLFIGGGLCGMLIESTCIRHLLNTTVDDVQPKSPYTVEEADEPEAPDTYEFSLNPIPALVIMLLGLMMSSHTQHTMMSSMVHKQWGELLLGASLARGLTYLIMYLKPPKSILPSRPPTELLAAFGLIAGGIIFMASSTDTVDGMIHYKLDAMFMYTVTMGLVAFLMAWVVIVLAIKGWAVRLERRRNSN, from the exons ATGATTTATACGAATATGATATCGCGCGCATCTGGCGCATTGCTCTTAGCGCTTCTACCTGTGGTAATTGCGcatggtggtggtgaaagtatggacatggacatgggaATGCATGGCAGCAACACAACGACACAACCGCCCGACAGCGACGACTATCCCGACACATACTTTGCGCATACTGAACATACTGGAGTCATATACACACATATTGCATTAATGGTTCTTTCTTGGGTATTTATCCTACCAATTG CCGTCATGTTCTCACTAGCAAACTCTCGCTTTACACTCCCGGCGCAGTTTGCTTTCCTAGCTACAAATGCTCTTGGAGTTTTGGTCGGCGTGATATATAATGCGCAGACCCCAGACTTGTACCCAAACAATGCGCACCACAAGATTGGCTGGATTGTGACCTGGGTCGTTTGCGCCCAGGTCCTTGTAAGTGCCGTGGGCTGTATCGCGGGAGCTCTAAGGGGTAAAGGGAAGACGCCGAGTAACGAGACACACGCTTTTCTACCTGTCGCGGCGCAAGAGGCCGACTACCCTTCACACAATGGCTACCACGATGACAGCCCCTACCGAATGTCCAACGACAGTGGACGAGGAACCGAACCAAACACACCCTCGCTCCGAAGCGACTCGGCATCCACGCTCAATGGCATGGAGTCGCCTGCCAACAACCCCAGGAAAGAGtacgaggacgatgatggcGACCTGGAGGAATTATCACTTGCCTCTCCTGAACCTCAGGGAACCTTTGCTCGCCACGCCTCTAAGATCGCTGCTTCGCGAGTATGGAAGTATTTGAATTTCGGCCGCTGCATAGTCGATCGTATTATCCTTCCCTTCGGCTTCATTGCGCTTGCGACTGGTGTTGTCACCTTTGGTCGTTTCTTT GAGGGAGGCGGAATTTTCAATGGATTGGCGCATTGGATCAAGGGTGGTGTTTTCTTCTGGCTAGGTATCTTCACCCTCGGCCGCTGGACTGGCAGCTTTGGAGAGCTTGGCTGGGCATGGAATGTTCGACCAAGACAGGACTTCCAGAAGTGGCTCCCTTCTGCTGAGTTTGtcgagagcttcttgatcttcttctatGGCGCTACCAATATCTTCATGGAGCACCTCGGCGGTTGGGGTGGTGACTGGACCGCCCAGGACATGGAGCACATCTCCATCACAGTTCTGTTCATTGGAGGGGGTTTG TGCGGTATGCTCATCGAGTCGACATGTattcgccatcttctcaacacaACCGTGGACGATGTTCAGCCCAAGAGCCCTTACACGGTCGAAGAAGCAGACGAACCTGAAGCACCCGACACATACGAGTTCTCGCTCAACCCCATACCGGCTTTGGTCATCATGCTGCTTGGACTCATGATGAGCTCTCACACACAGCATACCATGATGTCCAGCATGGTTCATAAGCAATGGGGTGAACTCCTTCTAGGGGCTTCACTTGCTCGAGGTTTGACATACCTCATAATGTACCTGAAGCCACCCAAGTCCATTCTCCCATCACGACCCCCCACGGAACTCTTGGCTGCTTTCGGTTTGATCGCTGGAGGTATCATCTTCATGGCTAGT AGTACTGATACTGTCGACGGAATGATCCACTACAAGCTCGACGCCATGTTCATGTACACTGTCACCATGGGTCTGGTCGCTTTTCTGATGGCTTGGGTCGTTATCGTCCTCGCCATCAAGGGTTGGGCTGTCCGACTCGAACGACGCCGCAATTCGAATTAG